The Salinispora tropica CNB-440 genome has a window encoding:
- a CDS encoding D-alanine--D-alanine ligase family protein — translation MGTTAANPAVLTDLRVLVLAGGLSYERDVSLRSGRRVLDALRAVGVEAELRDADVALLPALVADPPDAVVIALHGATGEDGSLRGVLDLCDVPYVGCDARASRRAWDKPSAKTVLREAHIPTPDWVALPHDRFSELGAVAVLDRIVDRLGLPLMVKPAQGGSGLGAAVVRDSAALPAAMVGCFAYDSTALVERYLSGTDVAVSVIDLGEGPQALPAVEIVPRNGVYDYAARYTAGRTTWHTPARLTSEVAEAVAGLAVAAHTALGLRDLSRVDLIVDADGQPHVLGVNVAPGMTETSLLPLAAQAAGLDFGRMIGTLVSQAAARAA, via the coding sequence ATGGGTACGACCGCTGCCAATCCCGCTGTCCTGACCGACCTGCGCGTGCTGGTGCTCGCCGGCGGGCTCTCCTATGAACGGGATGTCTCGCTACGATCCGGCCGTCGGGTGCTCGACGCGCTGCGCGCGGTGGGCGTGGAGGCAGAGCTGCGCGACGCGGACGTCGCCCTGCTGCCTGCGCTCGTCGCCGACCCGCCGGACGCGGTGGTCATCGCGCTGCACGGTGCGACCGGCGAGGACGGCTCGCTCCGTGGTGTACTGGACCTCTGCGATGTCCCGTACGTCGGCTGCGACGCCCGCGCGTCCCGCCGTGCGTGGGACAAACCCTCCGCCAAAACCGTGCTGCGAGAGGCACACATCCCCACCCCGGACTGGGTGGCCCTACCCCATGACCGCTTCTCCGAACTCGGTGCGGTGGCGGTGCTGGACCGCATCGTCGACCGGCTGGGCCTCCCGCTGATGGTGAAGCCCGCGCAGGGTGGCTCGGGTCTGGGCGCCGCCGTGGTCCGGGACAGCGCCGCCCTGCCAGCCGCGATGGTCGGTTGTTTCGCGTACGACTCCACCGCCCTCGTCGAACGCTACCTGTCCGGGACGGACGTGGCGGTATCCGTCATCGACCTCGGCGAAGGACCGCAGGCCCTGCCGGCGGTGGAGATCGTGCCCCGAAACGGCGTGTACGACTACGCGGCCCGGTACACCGCCGGCCGCACCACGTGGCACACACCGGCCCGGCTGACCAGCGAGGTGGCCGAGGCGGTCGCCGGACTCGCCGTTGCCGCCCACACCGCGCTCGGGTTACGCGACCTCAGCCGCGTCGACCTGATCGTTGATGCCGACGGTCAGCCGCACGTACTCGGAGTGAACGTCGCGCCCGGCATGACGGAGACCTCACTGCTACCGCTCGCGGCCCAGGCCGCCGGTCTCGACTTCGGTCGAATGATCGGGACCCTGGTTTCCCAGGCTGCCGCCCGGGCAGCCTGA